From one Catenuloplanes nepalensis genomic stretch:
- a CDS encoding ATP-binding protein: MDADGQVMAPALTLGERLRAARDRFFVGRERELDAFRTVLRDGGLLTLHGPGGVGKSTLLRRLADEARDAGRTVAEVDGRTIEPTPAAFTAEVHRAGGSVLLVDAFEHCQGLEGWLRDVFLPRLPAGATVVVAGREPCAAGSLELGDLSPAEADRLLELRGVPAESRPAVLSFTGGHPLALSLAATLPPGSLPGGAVPGAGAVPGAGAVPGAGAVPGAGAVPGAGASWRPAPEVLAALLGALIGDVPSGLHRRALEICAHAPYTTEALLTDVLIGTDPPSSDPANGTGPPGAAGGTSPIGAADGTSPIGSADGTNPPGASGSAASGGIGTSGTGTGGTGAEALMAWLRGLPFAEAGRHGVTLHEMVREAVDADLRWRDPAEYERMHHAIGDHLLARVRSAATPDGALAAARALAHLQRYGPAAEWLTLLPRHGDGYEDGLRPGDHDAIVAMTRTAQGDDAAAIVTHWLGAQPESFRVYRRSTDDSAAGFLLWLRLPAGDPDTAGLGAPDGGPLADPLADPLAAAAQAHAERTRPLGAGEHIGMLRFMIDRSAPGEVTSAMHTLQLRVYALWIRSDRLAWTYVPAASAPRWERLLGLVGHHPVDLSTTVGGRPYTLFACDWRVTPHDVWYSLAPPPAIPAPELPALSRPDFDAAVREALRDFHRPTALATSPLLRTRMITAGAGDPAESLREVLTDAVDTLRDDPREARLHRVVATTYFHRLPTQVAAAERLGLSFSTYRRHLNRGLDLVCGHLWRRESATP; this comes from the coding sequence ATGGATGCCGACGGCCAGGTCATGGCGCCCGCACTGACGCTCGGCGAGCGGCTGCGCGCGGCACGCGACCGGTTCTTCGTCGGCCGGGAACGCGAGCTGGACGCGTTCCGCACCGTGCTGCGCGACGGGGGTCTGCTCACCCTGCACGGGCCCGGCGGCGTCGGCAAGTCCACACTGCTGCGCCGGCTCGCGGACGAGGCCCGGGACGCGGGCCGGACCGTCGCCGAGGTGGACGGCCGCACGATCGAGCCGACGCCGGCCGCGTTCACCGCCGAGGTGCACCGGGCCGGCGGGTCCGTGCTGCTCGTCGACGCGTTCGAGCACTGTCAGGGGCTGGAGGGATGGCTGCGGGACGTGTTCCTGCCCCGGTTGCCGGCCGGGGCGACCGTGGTGGTGGCGGGGCGGGAGCCGTGCGCGGCCGGATCGCTGGAACTCGGCGACCTGAGCCCGGCGGAGGCCGACCGGCTGCTGGAGCTGCGCGGCGTGCCCGCGGAGTCCCGGCCGGCCGTGCTGTCGTTCACCGGAGGGCACCCGCTCGCGCTGAGCCTCGCCGCCACGCTCCCGCCGGGCTCCCTGCCGGGCGGCGCGGTGCCTGGGGCCGGCGCGGTGCCTGGGGCCGGCGCGGTGCCTGGGGCCGGCGCGGTGCCTGGGGCCGGCGCGGTGCCTGGGGCCGGCGCGTCCTGGCGGCCCGCGCCGGAGGTGCTGGCGGCGCTGCTCGGCGCGCTGATCGGCGACGTGCCGTCCGGCCTGCACCGGCGCGCGCTGGAGATCTGCGCGCACGCGCCGTACACCACGGAGGCACTGCTCACCGACGTCCTGATCGGCACCGATCCTCCTTCTTCCGACCCGGCCAACGGCACCGGCCCTCCCGGCGCGGCGGGCGGCACCAGTCCTATCGGCGCGGCCGACGGCACCAGTCCTATCGGCTCGGCCGACGGCACCAATCCACCCGGCGCCTCGGGCAGCGCCGCCTCGGGCGGAATCGGCACGAGCGGCACCGGCACGGGCGGCACGGGCGCGGAGGCGCTGATGGCCTGGTTGCGTGGGCTGCCCTTCGCCGAGGCCGGGCGGCACGGCGTGACGCTGCACGAGATGGTGCGCGAGGCCGTCGACGCCGACCTGCGCTGGCGCGATCCGGCCGAGTACGAGCGGATGCACCACGCGATCGGCGACCACCTGCTCGCCCGCGTGCGGTCGGCGGCCACCCCGGACGGCGCGCTCGCCGCTGCCCGCGCGCTCGCCCACCTGCAGCGGTACGGCCCGGCCGCCGAGTGGCTGACGCTGCTCCCCCGGCACGGCGACGGCTACGAGGACGGCCTGCGCCCCGGCGACCACGACGCGATCGTGGCGATGACGCGCACGGCCCAGGGCGACGACGCCGCCGCGATCGTGACCCACTGGCTGGGCGCCCAGCCGGAGTCGTTCCGCGTCTACCGCCGGTCCACCGACGACTCCGCCGCCGGCTTCCTGCTCTGGCTTCGCCTCCCGGCCGGTGATCCGGACACCGCCGGCCTCGGCGCACCGGACGGCGGGCCGCTCGCCGATCCGCTCGCCGATCCGCTCGCCGCGGCCGCGCAGGCGCACGCGGAGCGCACCCGGCCGCTCGGCGCGGGCGAGCACATCGGGATGCTGCGCTTCATGATCGACCGCTCCGCGCCCGGCGAGGTGACGTCCGCGATGCACACGCTCCAGCTGCGTGTCTACGCGCTGTGGATCCGGTCCGACCGCCTCGCCTGGACCTACGTGCCCGCGGCCAGCGCGCCGAGGTGGGAGCGTCTGCTCGGCCTGGTCGGGCACCACCCGGTCGACCTCTCCACGACGGTCGGCGGCCGGCCGTACACGCTGTTCGCCTGCGACTGGCGGGTTACGCCGCACGACGTCTGGTACTCGCTGGCACCGCCGCCCGCGATCCCGGCGCCGGAGCTGCCCGCGCTGTCCCGCCCGGACTTCGACGCCGCGGTCCGCGAGGCCCTGCGCGACTTCCACCGGCCCACCGCGTTGGCCACCAGCCCGCTGCTGCGCACCCGCATGATCACCGCCGGCGCCGGCGACCCGGCCGAGTCGCTTCGCGAGGTGCTGACCGACGCGGTCGACACGCTCCGTGACGACCCGCGCGAGGCCCGCCTGCACCGCGTCGTCGCCACCACGTACTTCCACCGTCTTCCCACCCAGGTCGCCGCCGCGGAGCGGCTGGGCCTGTCGTTCAGCACCTACCGCCGGCACCTGAACCGCGGCCTCGACCTCGTCTGCGGGCACCTCTGGCGCCGCGAGTCGGCCACTCCGTAA